The following are encoded in a window of Manihot esculenta cultivar AM560-2 chromosome 8, M.esculenta_v8, whole genome shotgun sequence genomic DNA:
- the LOC110620297 gene encoding beta-glucosidase BoGH3B — translation MARFPFFLMGLVLLWGAIAEAEYIKYKDPKQPINARIKDLMKRMTLEEKIGQMTQIERSVASAEVMKKYFIGSVLSGGGSVPVKQASAETWIKMVNDFQNGSLSTRLGIPMMYGIDAVHGHNNVYKATIFPHNVGLGATRDPELVKRIGAATALEVRATGIPYVFAPCIAVCRDPRWGRCYESYSEDPQVVRAMTEIVPGLQGEIPAGSRRGVPFVAGKTKVAACTKHYVGDGGTTNGINENNTVISRHGLLSIHMAGYYNSVIKGVSTVMVSYSSWNGVKMHTNRDLITGFLKNTLRFRGFVISDWQGIDRITSPPHANYSFSIQAGISAGIDMIMVPFNYTEFIDGLTDQVKRNIIPMSRIDDAVKRILRVKFTMGLFENPIADETLVNQLGSQEHRELAREAVRKSLVLLKNGKSADKPLLPLPKKASKILVAGSHADNLGYQCGGWTIEWQGLGGNNLTSGTTILTAIKNTVHPSTEVVYKENPDSQIVKSDKFSYAIVVVGETPYAETQGDSMNLTIAEPGPRTIQNVCGAINCVVVIVSGRPVVIQPYVKLMDAVVAAWLPGTEGQGVADVLFGDYGFTGKLSRTWFKTVDQLPMNVGDRHYDPLFPFGFGLATQPIKA, via the exons ATGGCTAGATTTCCCTTCTTCTTGATGGGACTTGTTCTCTTATGGGGAGCCATAGCAGAAGCAGAATACATCAAATACAAAGATCCAAAGCAACCCATAAATGCTCGAATAAAGGACTTAATGAAGAGGATGACACTAGAGGAAAAAATTGGTCAGATGACTCAGATTGAACGCAGCGTTGCATCTGCTGAAGTGATGAAGAAGTACTTCATTG GGAGTGTATTGAGTGGAGGAGGCAGTGTTCCAGTTAAACAGGCTTCTGCAGAAACTTGGATTAAAATGGTGAATGATTTTCAGAATGGTTCTTTATCAACCCGACTTGGGATTCCTATGATGTACGGAATAGATGCTGTTCATGGCCACAACAATGTCTACAAGGCAACAATTTTTCCTCACAATGTTGGACTTGGAGCCACCAG GGATCCTGAACTTGTAAAGAGGATTGGGGCTGCAACAGCACTTGAAGTTAGAGCTACAGGCATTCCTTATGTTTTCGCACCTTGTATTGCG GTTTGTAGAGATCCAAGATGGGGTCGATGCTACGAGAGCTACAGTGAAGATCCTCAGGTCGTTCGAGCAATGACTGAGATAGTACCTGGATTACAAGGAGAAATCCCTGCTGGCTCCCGAAGGGGCGTTCCCTTCGTTGCTGGGAA AACAAAAGTTGCAGCTTGCACCAAGCATTATGTTGGTGATGGAGGAACAACAAATGGGATTAATGAGAACAATACTGTAATAAGCAGACATGGTTTACTTAGCATTCACATGGCTGGTTACTACAACTCTGTCATCAAAGGGGTGTCCACTGTCATGGTCTCCTACTCTAGCTGGAATGGTGTTAAAATGCACACTAACCGTGATTTGATTACTGGCTTTCTCAAAAACACTCTTCGCTTCAGG GGTTTTGTCATCTCAGATTGGCAGGGTATTGACAGGATCACTTCTCCACCACATGCTAACTACTCATTTTCCATCCAAGCAGGAATCTCTGCTGGAATTGACATG ATCATGGTTCCATTCAACTACACAGAATTTATAGATGGCCTAACAGACCAGGTGAAGAGAAACATTATTCCAATGAGCCGAATTGATGATGCAGTGAAGAGAATTCTGAGAGTTAAGTTCACAATGGGTCTATTTGAGAACCCAATTGCAGATGAGACTCTGGTGAACCAGCTTGGCAGTCAGGAACATAGAGAACTGGCTAGGGAAGCTGTGAGGAAATCACTTGTGCTGCTAAAGAATGGTAAATCTGCTGATAAACCATTGTTGCCCCTTCCCAAGAAAGCTTCAAAAATACTTGTTGCTGGCAGCCATGCAGACAATCTAGGTTACCAGTGTGGTGGATGGACAATTGAGTGGCAAGGACTTGGTGGCAACAATCTCACAAGTG GTACAACAATCCTGACAGCCATAAAAAATACAGTTCATCCCAGTACAGAAGTTGTGTACAAGGAAAATCCAGATTCACAAATTGTCAAGTCCGACAAATTCTCCTATGCTATAGTTGTAGTAGGAGAAACCCCATATGCAGAAACACAAGGAGACAGCATGAATCTGACAATCGCGGAGCCTGGTCCGAGAACTATCCAGAATGTGTGTGGAGCCATCAATTGTGTTGTTGTTATTGTGTCTGGGCGTCCTGTGGTAATCCAACCATATGTGAAGCTGATGGATGCTGTTGTTGCTGCTTGGCTTCCTGGAACTGAAGGCCAGGGTGTTGCTGATGTTCTATTTGGCGACTATGGTTTCACTGGCAAGCTTTCACGTACATGGTTCAAGACTGTTGATCAGCTACCTATGAATGTTGGAGATCGACACTATGATCCTCTTTTCCCATTTGGATTTGGACTGGCCACCCAACCCATCAAGGCTTAG
- the LOC110620298 gene encoding DNA ligase 1 isoform X2: MEGKSEGGDVAEKIKKEEMHLKVKSKDKEPSDEKKEKIEVELDLKTKSVEKEKPKQKDKKDKKDKKDDDEDDKKKEKDKEKKKKTKTAKDGEGSLGEEPEVDNEAGETEKKEEKEDKKVKGKEEKKKKEKEHVEEAKEEDEKKKKDKKEKKDKDKVLEEEEKGTREIKDKSLGIKEQQDEKHVKEGKEKDEEKKKDKKVKKEKEKKVKDEEKTGEGSVEETEKKKDKEKEDDDGEEKKKKKEKKKEKKHKDETKEEEEEEGEEKEGKKKIKNKDKKKKDKKHEDGVEEEVTDEGGEEEKKKKKEKKEKKDKEHKDEINESRSGAEVLSREIHIESEVKGQEEENDKAKEGTEKKKDKDKKRKKGEKDKSKDLNCLKAKLEKIDARIEAMLEKKADILRQIKEAENMRSVVADTDKDTQIADAK; this comes from the coding sequence ATGGAAGGCAAATCTGAAGGTGGTGATGTAGCtgagaaaattaaaaaggaGGAGATGCATCTCAAAGTCAAGAGCAAGGATAAAGAGCCAAGTGatgagaagaaagagaaaattgaGGTTGAACTTGATTTGAAGACCAAATCGGTAGAGAAGGAAAAGCCAAAGCAGAAAGATAAGAAGGATAAGAAGGATAAGaaggatgatgatgaagatgacaagaagaaagagaaagacaaggaaaagaagaagaaaactaaGACGGCAAAGGATGGTGAGGGTAGTTTAGGTGAAGAGCCAGAGGTAGATAATGAAGCTGGAGAGACtgagaaaaaagaagagaaagaagataaGAAAGTCAagggaaaagaagagaagaaaaagaaggagaaagaacATGTGGAggaggccaaggaggaagatgagaaaaagaagaaagataagaaagagaagaaggatAAGGATAAAGTTTTAGAGGAAGAGGAAAAAGGGACAAGGGAAATCAAAGATAAAAGTTTGGGGATTAAGGAACAGCAGGATGAGAAGCATGTGAAGGAGGGTAAGGAGAAGGatgaagagaagaaaaaagacaaaaaagtaaagaaagagaaagaaaagaaggtcAAAGATGAAGAGAAGACAGGTGAGGGATCTGTGGAAGAaacagaaaagaagaaagacaaggaaaaagaagatgatgatggggaggagaagaagaaaaagaaagagaagaagaaagagaagaaacaCAAGGATGAAacaaaggaggaagaagaagaggaaggtgAAGAGAAGGAAGGGAAAAAGAAGATAAAGAACAAggacaaaaaaaagaaagataagaAGCATGAGGATGGAGTAGAAGAGGAAGTAACAGATGAAGGTggagaggaggagaagaagaaaaagaaagaaaagaaggagaagaaggataaGGAACACAAGGATGAAATCAATGAATCGAGGAGCGGGGCTGAAGTTCTCTCAAGGGAGATTCACATAGAATCAGAAGTGAAAGGACAGGAGGAGGAGAACGATAAAGCAAAGGAAGGTacagagaagaagaaagataaagacaagaagagaaagaagggtGAGAAGGATAAAAGCAAGGACCTCAACTGTCTAAAAGCCAAGTTAGAGAAGATTGATGCAAGAATTGAAGCTATGCTAGAGAAAAAAGCTGACATCTTGAGGCAGATAAAAGAAGCCGAGAACATGAGATCTGTTGTTGCTGATACTGACAAAGACACACAAATAGCTGATGCAAAATAG
- the LOC110620298 gene encoding DNA ligase 1 isoform X1 translates to MSKELISMESLSVSGNLRLNGKGFTFTVQLFRKKPEMEGKSEGGDVAEKIKKEEMHLKVKSKDKEPSDEKKEKIEVELDLKTKSVEKEKPKQKDKKDKKDKKDDDEDDKKKEKDKEKKKKTKTAKDGEGSLGEEPEVDNEAGETEKKEEKEDKKVKGKEEKKKKEKEHVEEAKEEDEKKKKDKKEKKDKDKVLEEEEKGTREIKDKSLGIKEQQDEKHVKEGKEKDEEKKKDKKVKKEKEKKVKDEEKTGEGSVEETEKKKDKEKEDDDGEEKKKKKEKKKEKKHKDETKEEEEEEGEEKEGKKKIKNKDKKKKDKKHEDGVEEEVTDEGGEEEKKKKKEKKEKKDKEHKDEINESRSGAEVLSREIHIESEVKGQEEENDKAKEGTEKKKDKDKKRKKGEKDKSKDLNCLKAKLEKIDARIEAMLEKKADILRQIKEAENMRSVVADTDKDTQIADAK, encoded by the exons ATGTCTAAAGAACTTATCAGTATGGAATCACTCTCCGTCTCAG ggaACCTCAGATTAAACGGGAAAGGATTTACGTTTACAGTTCAATTATTTCGCAAAAAACCTGAGATGGAAGGCAAATCTGAAGGTGGTGATGTAGCtgagaaaattaaaaaggaGGAGATGCATCTCAAAGTCAAGAGCAAGGATAAAGAGCCAAGTGatgagaagaaagagaaaattgaGGTTGAACTTGATTTGAAGACCAAATCGGTAGAGAAGGAAAAGCCAAAGCAGAAAGATAAGAAGGATAAGAAGGATAAGaaggatgatgatgaagatgacaagaagaaagagaaagacaaggaaaagaagaagaaaactaaGACGGCAAAGGATGGTGAGGGTAGTTTAGGTGAAGAGCCAGAGGTAGATAATGAAGCTGGAGAGACtgagaaaaaagaagagaaagaagataaGAAAGTCAagggaaaagaagagaagaaaaagaaggagaaagaacATGTGGAggaggccaaggaggaagatgagaaaaagaagaaagataagaaagagaagaaggatAAGGATAAAGTTTTAGAGGAAGAGGAAAAAGGGACAAGGGAAATCAAAGATAAAAGTTTGGGGATTAAGGAACAGCAGGATGAGAAGCATGTGAAGGAGGGTAAGGAGAAGGatgaagagaagaaaaaagacaaaaaagtaaagaaagagaaagaaaagaaggtcAAAGATGAAGAGAAGACAGGTGAGGGATCTGTGGAAGAaacagaaaagaagaaagacaaggaaaaagaagatgatgatggggaggagaagaagaaaaagaaagagaagaagaaagagaagaaacaCAAGGATGAAacaaaggaggaagaagaagaggaaggtgAAGAGAAGGAAGGGAAAAAGAAGATAAAGAACAAggacaaaaaaaagaaagataagaAGCATGAGGATGGAGTAGAAGAGGAAGTAACAGATGAAGGTggagaggaggagaagaagaaaaagaaagaaaagaaggagaagaaggataaGGAACACAAGGATGAAATCAATGAATCGAGGAGCGGGGCTGAAGTTCTCTCAAGGGAGATTCACATAGAATCAGAAGTGAAAGGACAGGAGGAGGAGAACGATAAAGCAAAGGAAGGTacagagaagaagaaagataaagacaagaagagaaagaagggtGAGAAGGATAAAAGCAAGGACCTCAACTGTCTAAAAGCCAAGTTAGAGAAGATTGATGCAAGAATTGAAGCTATGCTAGAGAAAAAAGCTGACATCTTGAGGCAGATAAAAGAAGCCGAGAACATGAGATCTGTTGTTGCTGATACTGACAAAGACACACAAATAGCTGATGCAAAATAG